The Equus caballus isolate H_3958 breed thoroughbred chromosome 12, TB-T2T, whole genome shotgun sequence genome contains a region encoding:
- the OR5T27 gene encoding olfactory receptor 5T1, protein MPGLPSDVDLYTIQVKNVSEVTVFVLLGFIGDFEVQLSLFFLFLAIYLFTLIGNLGLVALVIGDSRLHNPMYYFLSALSFLDACYSSVVTPKMLINFLSENKTISFLGCAAQMFFYVTFGTTECFLLAAMAYDRYVAIYNPLLYSVNMSPRVYVPLIIVSYLCGILNASVHAGAAFNLSFCASNEIRHFFCDIPPVLAISCSDTTKNHLLVFYFTGVIEIVTILIVLVSYGFILLAILRIHSAEGRQKVFSTYGSHLTGVSLYYGTVFSMYVRPSSSYSLDRDMIVSIFYSIAIPMLNPIIYSLRNKDVKEAVKRVFGKNWCINKVHFSH, encoded by the coding sequence atgccAGGATTGCCATCAGATGTAGATTTATACACGATCCAAGTGAAGAATGTGAGTGAAGTTACCGTGTTTGTGTTGTTGGGCTTCATAGGTGATTTTGAGGTACAACTCTCcctatttttcctatttctagCAATCTATCTTTTCACTCTGATAGGAAATTTGGGACTGGTTGCATTGGTCATTGGGGATTCCCGACTCCACAACCCTATGTACTATTTTTTGAGTGCATTATCATTTTTAGATGCTTGCTATTCTTCAGTTGTCACCCCAAAAATGTTGATCAATTTCCTGTCAGAGAATAAAACTATTTCATTCCTTGGATGTGCAGCACAGATGTTTTTCTATGTTACTTTTGGGACCACAGAATGCTTTCTCCTGGCTGCAATGGCATATGATCGCTATGTAGCAATCTACAACCCTCTGCTGTATTCAGTTAACATGTCACCCAGGGTCTATGTGCCACTCATCATTGTTTCCTATCTTTGTGGCATCTTGAATGCTTCAGTGCACGCAGGGGCAGCATTTAACTTATCCTTCTGTGCATCTAATGAAATTAGACATTTTTTTTGTGACATCCCTCCTGTCCTCGCCATTTCTTGTTCTGACACGACCAAAAACCATCTTCTAGTCTTCTACTTTACGGGCGTTATTGAGATAGTCACTATCCTGATTGTCCTGGTCTCCTATGGTTTCATTCTGTTGGCCATTCTGAGGATACATTCTGCTGAAGGGAGACAAAAAGTCTTTTCTACATATGGCTCTCATCTAACTGGAGTGTCACTTTATTATGGAACAGTTTTTTCCATGTATGTCAGACCAAGTTCCAGCTACTCTTTGGACCGGGATATGATAGTGTCAATTTTTTACAGCATTGCCATTCCCATGCTGAATCCCATCATCTACAGTTTAAGGAACAAAGATGTAAAAGAGGCAGTAAAAAGAGTGTTTGGGAAAAATTGGTGTATCAATAAAGTACATTTTTCACACTAA
- the OR10AG95 gene encoding olfactory receptor 10AG1, with translation MSQSNYKRGKCSQKNVSPQRENNLKITETNFTIMTQFFLLGFSDIPTFHWLLFGIFLVIYIIILLGNGIIILITRIYSSLQTPRYFSLSNFSFLEIYYVSIALPRMLMDLWTQEGAISFSACATQMCFFLMLGATECFLLALMAYDHYVAICNPLHYPLVMNHKICVQLVGASWISGLPVEIGQTCQILSLPFCGSSQINHFFCDIPPLLKLACGDIFVNEIVVYIFAVLFVTVPFMLILRSYSRITFTILKLPSNTGWTTAFSTCSSHLMVVVLFYGSATIAYLKPKFSQYEGMDKLLSLFYAILTPMFNPMIYSLQNKDVREALRKFLLKFSAL, from the coding sequence ATGTCCCAATCCaattataaaagaggaaaatgcagCCAAAAAAATGTAAGtccacagagagaaaataatttgaaaattacagAAACCAACTTCACTATAATGACACAATTTTTTCTCTTGGGCTTTTCTGATATTCCCACATTCCACTGGCTTCTTTTTGGGATATTCTTAGTCATTTATATTATTATCCTGTTGGGAAATGGCATCATAATTCTAATAACAAGAATATATTCCTCTCTTCAGACTCCCAGGTATTTTTCCCTCAGCAATTTTTCCTTCCTAGAAATCTATTATGTATCTATCGCACTTCCCAGAATGCTCATGGACCTTTGGACCCAGGAAGGAGCTATTTCTTTTTCAGCTTGTGCTACACAAATGTGCTTCTTCCTTATGCTGGGAGCCACTGAGTGTTTCCTTCTGGCCCTGATGGCCTATGATCACTATGTGGCCATATGTAACCCTCTGCACTACCCTCTAGTCATGAACCACAAGATCTGTGTCCAGCTGGTGGGTGCCTCCTGGATCAGTGGACTTCCAGTCGAGATAGGGCAAACATGCCAGATTTTATCTCTGCCCTTTTGTGGTTCCAGTCAAatcaaccacttcttctgtgacatcccCCCATTATTGAAGCTGGCTTGTGGAGACATCTTTGTGAATGAGATAGTGGTCTACATATTTGCTGTATTGTTTGTCACTGTTCCTTTTATGTTGATACTTAGGTCCTATAGTAGAATCACCTTTACTATCCTGAAATTGCCATCAAACACAGGATGGACCACAGCATTTTCAACGTGCTCTTCCCACCTCATGGTTGTAGTTTTATTCTATGGCTCAGCCACTATTGCTTATTTAAAACCTAAATTCAGTCAGTATGAAGGAATGGACAAACTACTCTCTCTTTTCTATGCCATTTTAACCCCAATGTTCAATCCTATGATATATAGTCTGCAGAACAAAGATGTCAGAGAGGCACTGAGAAAATTTCTTCTCAAATTTTCAGCACTGTGA